The following is a genomic window from Streptomyces sp. NBC_01381.
CAAGTGGTTCCCGCTCAACATCTATGACTTCGGGTGCTGGGCCCGGCAGACGATCGTGCCGCTCACGATCGTCTCCGCCAAGCGGCCCGTGCGGCCCGCGCCCTTCCCCCTTGACGAACTGCACAGCGACGCGCGCCGGCCGAATCCGGGCAAGCCCCTTGCCCCCGTGGCGAGTTGGGACGGCGTCTTCCAGCGCCTGGACAAGGCGCTGCACCTCTATCACAAGGTCGCCCCGCGCAAGGTGCGCAAGGCCGCGATGAACACAGCCGCTCGCTGGATCATCGAGCGGCAGGAGAACGACGGCTGCTGGGGCGGCATCCAGCCGCCCGCGGTCTACTCGGTCATCGCGCTGCACCTGCTCGGCTACGACCTGGAGCACCCGGTCCTGAAGGCCGGGCTCGCCTCGCTCGACCGGTTCGCCGTCTGGCGCGAGGACGGCGCCCGGATGATCGAGGCGTGTCAGTCGCCGGTCTGGGACACCTGCCTCGCGACCATCGCACTCGCCGACGCGGGCGTGCCCGCCGACCATCCGCAGCTGGTCAAGGCCGCCGACTGGATGCTCGGCGAGGAGATCGCGCGCCCCGGCGACTGGGCGGTGCGCAGGCCCCGACTGGCCCCCGGCGGCTGGGCGTTCGAGTTCCACAACGACAACTACCCGGACATCGACGACACCGCGGAGGTCATCCTGGCCCTGCGCCGGGTCGAGCATCCCGACCGCGCACGCCTGGAGAACGCGATCGGCCGAGGCATGCGCTGGAACCTGGGCATGCAGTCGAGGAACGGCGCCTGGGCCGCCTTCGACGCCGACAACACCAGCCCGTTCCCCAACCGGCTGCCGTTCTGCGACTTCGGCGAGGTCATCGACCCGCCGTCCGCCGACGTCACCGGGCACGTCGTCGAGATGCTCGCCGTCGAGGGCAAGGCGCACGATCCGCGCACCCGGCGCGGCATCGAGTGGCTGCTCGCCGAACAGGAGGCGGACGGCGCCTGGTTCGGCCGCTGGGGCGTCAACTACGTATACGGGACGGGCTCCGTGGTCCCGGCGCTCACCGCGGCGGGCCTGCCGGCCTCGCACCCGGCGATCCGCCGCGCCGTCGGCTGGCTGGAGTCGGTGCAGAACGACGACGGCGGCTGGGGCGAGGATCTGCGCTCCTACCGCTACGAGGAGTGGCGGGGCCACGGCGCGTCCACCGCCTCGCAGACCGCCTGGGCGCTGCTCGCGCTGCTCGCGGCCGGTGAGCACGACGGCAAGGCCGTGGAGCGGGGCATCGCCTTTCTCGCCGAGACCCAGCTGCCCGACGGCTCCTGGGACGAGCCGTACTTCACCGGCACCGGATTCCCCTGGGACTTCTCGATCAACTACCACCTGTACCGGCAGGTCTTCCCGCTCACCGCGCTCGGCAGGTACGTCAACGGAGACCCGTTCGCGGCGCTGTCCGGCAAGCTGTCCGGCGAGTTGTCCGGCAAGGGGAGCTGATGGCCAAAGCCCCGGCCCGTCCGGACCCCGCACCGCTGCTGATCGCCTGCGCGCTCGGCATCGAGCGCCTCGCCCTGCGCACGGGCGAACGCGGCGGCGCCCATGGACGGGTCACCGTGCTCCGTACGGGCATGGGCCCCAAGAACGCCGAGCGGGCCGTCACCGGTGCGCTCGGCAAGGAGTCGCTGCACGACGCGGCCGTGGTGGCCACGGGCTTCTGCGCCGGGCTCGCCCCGGGCATGTACCCCGGTGACCTGGTTGTCGCCGAGGAGACCCGGTCCGCGCACGGCCGCACCCCGTGCGTCGGAACCGAACTCCTGGTCAAGGAGCTGGTGCGGGCCCTGCCGGGCCGCACCGTGCACACCGGCCCGCTCATCGGCTCCGACCACGTGGTCCGCGGGCACGAACGCGCCGACCTGCTGACCACGGGCGCGATCGCGGTGGACATGGAGTCCGCCGCGACGCTGCACAGTGCGGTGCGGGCCGGACAGCGGCCCGTTGCCGCCGTCCGGGTGGTCGTTGACACCCCACAGCACGAACTGGTCCGTATCGGCACGGTGCGCGGTGGAATATCAGCTTTCCGCGTTCTTCGCGCCGTGCTTCCCGCTTTCTTCGAATGGCACCGTTCTTCTTTGCTCCCCCGGAGGTGAGCCAGATGGCCATGCCGCTGCGCCAGACCGTCAAGGTCGCGACATATCTCTTTGAACAGAAGCTGCGCAAGCGGGAGAAGTTCCCGCTGATCGTCGAGTTGGAGCCGCTCTTCGCGTGCAACCTCGCGTGCGAGGGATGCGGAAAGATCCAGCACCCGGCCGGAGTGCTCAAGCAGCGCATGCCGGTGGCCCAGGCCGTGGGC
Proteins encoded in this region:
- a CDS encoding 1-hydroxy-2-methyl-2-butenyl 4-diphosphate reductase codes for the protein MAKAPARPDPAPLLIACALGIERLALRTGERGGAHGRVTVLRTGMGPKNAERAVTGALGKESLHDAAVVATGFCAGLAPGMYPGDLVVAEETRSAHGRTPCVGTELLVKELVRALPGRTVHTGPLIGSDHVVRGHERADLLTTGAIAVDMESAATLHSAVRAGQRPVAAVRVVVDTPQHELVRIGTVRGGISAFRVLRAVLPAFFEWHRSSLLPRR
- the shc gene encoding squalene--hopene cyclase, with product MTATTDGSTGAVTPRAASASQPIDMTATTAATAGALDAATRAIQRSTDFLLAQQDTQGWWKGDLDTNVTMDAEDLLLRQFLGIRDERTTRAAALFIRGEQRDDGTWATFHGGPSELSTTVEAYVALRLAGDAPDDPHMAKASAWIRDQGGIAASRVFTRIWLALFGWWKWDDLPELPPELIYFPKWFPLNIYDFGCWARQTIVPLTIVSAKRPVRPAPFPLDELHSDARRPNPGKPLAPVASWDGVFQRLDKALHLYHKVAPRKVRKAAMNTAARWIIERQENDGCWGGIQPPAVYSVIALHLLGYDLEHPVLKAGLASLDRFAVWREDGARMIEACQSPVWDTCLATIALADAGVPADHPQLVKAADWMLGEEIARPGDWAVRRPRLAPGGWAFEFHNDNYPDIDDTAEVILALRRVEHPDRARLENAIGRGMRWNLGMQSRNGAWAAFDADNTSPFPNRLPFCDFGEVIDPPSADVTGHVVEMLAVEGKAHDPRTRRGIEWLLAEQEADGAWFGRWGVNYVYGTGSVVPALTAAGLPASHPAIRRAVGWLESVQNDDGGWGEDLRSYRYEEWRGHGASTASQTAWALLALLAAGEHDGKAVERGIAFLAETQLPDGSWDEPYFTGTGFPWDFSINYHLYRQVFPLTALGRYVNGDPFAALSGKLSGELSGKGS